The Exiguobacterium acetylicum genome includes a window with the following:
- a CDS encoding rhodanese-like domain-containing protein has protein sequence METGTIITIVLWVALIAYIAWRFMPVKGITKLSQEEFRANYRKAQIVDVRETQEFKGGHIVGARNIPVSQMKMRSKELRKDMPIYLYCQGSMRSSQAAKVLKKAGYTNLYQLKGGFKQWSGKIKRS, from the coding sequence ATGGAAACTGGAACTATCATTACGATCGTATTATGGGTCGCGTTAATCGCCTACATCGCTTGGCGTTTCATGCCGGTCAAAGGCATCACGAAATTGTCGCAAGAAGAATTCCGCGCGAACTACCGCAAAGCACAAATCGTCGATGTCCGTGAAACACAAGAATTCAAAGGTGGACACATCGTCGGTGCCCGGAACATCCCGGTCAGTCAAATGAAGATGCGTTCGAAGGAATTACGGAAAGACATGCCGATTTACTTGTATTGCCAAGGAAGCATGCGTTCTTCACAGGCTGCAAAAGTCTTGAAAAAAGCAGGTTATACGAATCTGTATCAGTTAAAAGGCGGATTCAAGCAGTGGTCAGGAAAAATCAAACGGAGCTGA
- a CDS encoding lipoate--protein ligase family protein produces MNREWQVLTTPAMEPAMNMAIDEALIQFVGRGEIAPTLRFYSWEPRGLSVGHFQRATRDIDRERIAELGIPIVRRMTGGRAVLHADELTYSVVIPEDTEGLPRTVIESYRMLTEGIRKGYHHLGIPVEFSVPLTEEEKEELRKPKSAVCFDAASYYELAVGKRKVAGSAQVRHQGVVLQHGSVPLSVDEGELFDCFLYEDESTRERMKARFSGKAVALNELAGRAVAFDEVREAFTKGFEEALELSFAPLTFTSEQWQEIERLAEKYRSDEWNWKR; encoded by the coding sequence GTGAACAGAGAGTGGCAAGTGTTGACGACGCCGGCAATGGAGCCGGCAATGAACATGGCAATTGATGAAGCATTGATTCAGTTCGTCGGGCGGGGAGAGATCGCACCGACGCTTCGTTTTTATTCATGGGAACCACGTGGATTAAGTGTTGGTCATTTTCAACGGGCGACGCGTGATATCGATCGTGAGCGGATCGCAGAACTCGGCATTCCGATTGTTCGCCGGATGACAGGGGGACGCGCTGTCTTGCACGCAGACGAGTTGACATACAGTGTCGTCATCCCGGAAGATACAGAAGGTTTACCACGGACGGTCATCGAAAGTTATCGCATGTTGACGGAAGGGATTCGCAAAGGGTACCATCACCTCGGCATTCCGGTCGAGTTTTCCGTTCCCTTGACGGAAGAGGAAAAAGAAGAATTACGAAAACCAAAATCGGCAGTCTGTTTTGATGCGGCATCGTATTACGAACTCGCTGTCGGAAAACGAAAAGTCGCTGGAAGTGCACAAGTACGCCATCAAGGCGTCGTGTTGCAGCACGGTTCGGTTCCGCTCTCTGTGGATGAAGGAGAATTGTTCGACTGTTTCTTATATGAAGACGAGTCGACGCGCGAACGGATGAAGGCGCGATTTTCAGGAAAGGCTGTCGCCCTGAATGAACTAGCTGGTCGAGCTGTTGCTTTTGACGAAGTACGAGAAGCATTCACAAAAGGATTCGAAGAGGCGCTTGAGTTGTCGTTCGCTCCGTTGACATTCACGAGTGAGCAGTGGCAGGAGATCGAGCGCCTTGCCGAGAAATACCGTAGTGATGAATGGAACTGGAAACGCTAA
- the mntR gene encoding transcriptional regulator MntR, which yields MPTPSMEDYLEQIYKLIEDKGYARVSDIAESLGVHPSSVTKMVQKLDRETYLVYEKYRGLMLTPKGRKIGKRLVERHALLEDFLRLVGVDEELIYKDVEGIEHHISIEALDKINGMIQFFAERPGLKEELHRYQQAHPED from the coding sequence GTGCCAACTCCGAGTATGGAAGATTATTTGGAACAAATTTATAAACTGATTGAAGACAAAGGATATGCCCGTGTATCAGATATTGCAGAGTCGCTAGGAGTTCATCCGTCATCGGTGACGAAGATGGTACAAAAGCTCGACCGTGAGACGTACCTCGTGTATGAAAAGTATCGAGGTCTCATGCTGACACCTAAGGGTCGTAAAATCGGGAAACGTCTCGTGGAACGTCATGCATTACTCGAAGATTTTCTTCGTCTCGTCGGTGTGGATGAAGAACTGATCTATAAAGATGTCGAGGGAATCGAGCACCACATTAGTATCGAAGCGTTGGATAAGATTAATGGTATGATTCAGTTCTTTGCTGAACGTCCTGGTCTAAAAGAGGAATTGCATCGCTATCAACAAGCCCATCCAGAGGATTGA
- the hpt gene encoding hypoxanthine phosphoribosyltransferase has translation MEITIKEKLVSESQLKEKVRELAQQIEADAAGRQIVLVVVLKGSMVFAADLMREIKGSVQIDTVACSSYGTNTVSSGRVQLKKDLDLDVQGKYVVVVEDIIDTGRTLHFLCDHMKLHQPGVLKVCTLLDKPARREVELVADYVGFEIPDYFVVGYGIDCAEEYRNLPYIGWVETD, from the coding sequence ATGGAAATTACGATTAAAGAAAAGTTAGTGTCAGAGTCGCAACTGAAAGAAAAGGTCCGTGAATTAGCACAACAGATCGAAGCAGATGCTGCCGGACGTCAAATCGTTCTCGTCGTCGTATTAAAGGGGTCAATGGTCTTTGCTGCAGATTTGATGCGTGAAATCAAAGGAAGTGTCCAAATCGATACGGTCGCGTGCTCTTCTTACGGAACGAACACAGTGTCTTCCGGACGTGTCCAGTTGAAGAAGGATCTCGATCTCGATGTTCAAGGGAAATACGTCGTCGTCGTCGAAGACATCATCGACACAGGGCGGACGCTCCATTTCCTATGCGATCACATGAAATTGCATCAACCTGGAGTTTTGAAGGTCTGTACATTACTCGATAAACCGGCACGTCGGGAAGTGGAACTCGTCGCAGACTATGTCGGATTCGAGATTCCGGATTACTTTGTAGTCGGGTACGGGATTGATTGTGCTGAAGAATATCGCAACCTTCCGTATATCGGTTGGGTCGAAACAGATTGA
- a CDS encoding SA1362 family protein: MIRQRIGSTFALVVLLFAFVGFGYKLVNNPSSLFSQLLFFGITAGIIFLLFKFLTRNRSVGNGANAQYRKSVAQSKKMHGTSNAVRRTDFKKKPVKSSKAPASNKVRPLRDRSKGPHLTVIEGKKGKKKKRAF; the protein is encoded by the coding sequence ATGATCAGACAACGCATTGGTTCTACATTTGCACTCGTCGTGTTACTGTTCGCTTTTGTCGGCTTTGGATATAAACTCGTCAATAATCCAAGTAGTCTGTTTTCACAATTGCTGTTTTTCGGGATTACCGCCGGGATCATCTTCTTACTCTTTAAGTTCCTGACTCGTAATCGAAGCGTCGGAAATGGTGCGAACGCTCAGTACCGTAAATCTGTCGCTCAATCTAAAAAAATGCACGGTACCTCGAACGCTGTTCGTCGGACAGACTTTAAGAAAAAACCGGTTAAGTCTTCAAAAGCACCGGCATCGAATAAAGTCAGACCATTACGTGATCGTTCGAAAGGACCTCATTTGACAGTCATCGAAGGAAAAAAAGGCAAAAAGAAAAAACGTGCTTTTTAA
- a CDS encoding DUF1385 domain-containing protein, whose product MKTTNPPVGGQAIVEGVMFQNATHAVSAIRRNDDSIETFAQQKPIRPRIAKGKRIPLLRGLFALMESSANGASHMNFASDRYGVKPGEEEPEETTASPLTKWLGVAVVGILSFFFGKLLFTLLPAFLASLFDVFPALSGHVIQNVIEAAIKLTLLFSYLYVISLTPLVKRLFQYHGAEHKVINCVESGRPLTVENVRISSRLHYRCGSSFLIFTVIVGFFVYLIVPTDPLWLRLVCRIALLPVVIGLSFEVLQLTNKAQHIRGLRVIALPGLWLQYLTTKEPDDSQIEVAIYAFEALEKQEHNLHENALG is encoded by the coding sequence ATGAAAACGACTAATCCGCCGGTCGGTGGTCAAGCCATCGTCGAAGGCGTCATGTTCCAAAATGCGACCCACGCAGTCTCGGCGATTCGTCGAAATGACGATTCAATCGAGACCTTTGCCCAGCAAAAACCGATTCGCCCACGAATCGCCAAAGGAAAACGAATTCCCCTTCTACGCGGTCTCTTTGCTTTAATGGAGTCTTCTGCGAATGGCGCCAGTCATATGAACTTCGCAAGTGATCGATACGGCGTCAAACCGGGTGAGGAAGAGCCCGAAGAGACGACTGCTAGTCCCTTGACGAAATGGCTCGGAGTCGCTGTCGTCGGAATCCTATCGTTCTTTTTCGGCAAACTACTCTTTACGCTATTACCTGCTTTCCTTGCATCACTGTTCGATGTATTTCCTGCCTTATCTGGACATGTCATTCAGAATGTCATCGAAGCAGCAATCAAGTTAACACTTTTGTTCAGTTATCTCTACGTAATTTCATTGACCCCGCTCGTCAAACGTCTTTTTCAATATCATGGTGCCGAGCATAAAGTCATCAACTGCGTTGAGTCAGGACGTCCACTCACGGTCGAAAACGTCCGCATCAGTAGTCGACTTCATTATCGATGCGGATCGAGTTTCTTGATTTTCACCGTCATCGTTGGATTTTTCGTCTACTTGATCGTTCCAACGGATCCGCTGTGGTTACGTCTTGTCTGCCGAATTGCTTTATTACCAGTCGTCATCGGTCTTTCGTTTGAAGTATTGCAACTGACAAATAAGGCACAGCACATCAGAGGACTTCGCGTCATTGCGTTGCCTGGTCTATGGTTACAGTACTTGACGACGAAAGAACCGGATGATTCACAGATTGAGGTTGCGATTTATGCGTTTGAAGCATTAGAAAAACAGGAACATAACCTACATGAGAATGCACTGGGTTAA
- the aroQ gene encoding type II 3-dehydroquinate dehydratase codes for MRVLILNGPNLNLLGTREPDTYGTATLADLEHDLRAYFPNIQFRFEQSNHEGRLIDVLHEERGADGIVLNAAAYTHTSIALRDAIAAIEAPVIEVHLSNVHAREPFRHHSMIAPVCRGVIAGLGMTGYRLATEAIQALQQSE; via the coding sequence TTGCGTGTCTTGATTTTAAATGGACCAAACTTGAATTTGCTCGGAACGCGCGAACCGGATACATATGGAACGGCGACGTTAGCCGACTTAGAACACGACCTTCGCGCTTATTTTCCGAACATTCAGTTTCGGTTCGAACAATCGAACCATGAAGGGCGACTGATTGATGTTCTTCATGAGGAACGGGGAGCGGATGGTATCGTCTTGAATGCGGCTGCCTATACGCATACGAGTATCGCGCTCCGTGACGCGATCGCTGCGATCGAAGCACCCGTCATCGAGGTTCATCTATCGAACGTCCATGCACGCGAACCCTTTCGGCATCATTCGATGATTGCACCAGTCTGTAGAGGTGTGATCGCTGGACTCGGTATGACCGGATATCGCCTGGCAACGGAAGCGATCCAAGCTTTACAACAATCGGAATAA
- a CDS encoding M24 family metallopeptidase gives MKQRIEALQAALKERDLPGLLVTKAENIRYISGFTGSSGACLVTEEQAYFVTDFRYTEQAADQVKGMEIVQIERSIPETMGELMAGARVRAVGVEKDAMTLGAFEAFDQASSIELVPTTGIIENLRLIKDSSEIKMIKEAVELADATFQHILTYIQPGRTELEVSNELEFFMRKHGATSSSFDTIVASGYRSALPHGVASSKIIATGELVTLDFGALLNGYVSDITRTVAVGPINAELQKIYDTVLQAQLAGVDGLKPGITGIEADALTRDIIKEAGYGEYFGHSTGHGIGLEVHEGPGLSFRSEAKLEPGMIVTVEPGIYVPQVGGCRIEDDVLITETGREILSSSPKELITL, from the coding sequence ATGAAACAACGAATCGAGGCGTTACAAGCGGCATTAAAAGAACGGGATCTTCCAGGATTACTCGTCACGAAAGCCGAGAACATCCGTTATATCTCAGGCTTCACAGGTTCAAGCGGTGCATGTCTCGTAACAGAGGAACAAGCATACTTCGTGACGGATTTCCGTTACACGGAGCAGGCAGCAGATCAAGTTAAAGGAATGGAAATCGTCCAAATCGAACGGTCGATTCCAGAGACGATGGGCGAGCTGATGGCAGGGGCACGTGTTCGTGCGGTTGGCGTCGAAAAGGATGCGATGACACTTGGTGCTTTTGAAGCGTTCGATCAAGCTTCATCGATTGAGCTCGTTCCGACGACGGGAATCATCGAAAACCTACGCTTGATTAAGGATTCATCAGAGATTAAGATGATTAAGGAAGCGGTGGAGCTCGCAGACGCGACCTTCCAACACATCTTGACGTACATTCAACCAGGACGGACGGAACTTGAAGTATCAAATGAACTAGAATTCTTCATGCGTAAGCATGGAGCGACGTCTTCTTCTTTCGATACGATCGTTGCATCGGGCTATCGTTCTGCCTTGCCGCACGGTGTTGCTAGTTCGAAGATCATTGCGACGGGTGAACTCGTGACGCTTGATTTTGGGGCGCTCTTGAACGGTTACGTTTCAGATATCACACGGACTGTCGCAGTTGGTCCGATTAACGCTGAGCTGCAGAAGATCTACGATACGGTCTTGCAAGCACAACTTGCGGGTGTCGATGGCTTAAAACCAGGCATCACTGGAATTGAAGCAGACGCGTTGACGCGTGATATCATCAAAGAAGCAGGATATGGCGAGTACTTCGGTCACTCGACAGGACACGGCATCGGTCTAGAAGTACATGAAGGACCTGGCTTGTCTTTCCGCTCTGAGGCGAAACTTGAACCGGGCATGATCGTTACGGTCGAACCGGGCATCTATGTGCCACAAGTCGGCGGATGCCGGATTGAAGATGACGTCTTGATCACGGAAACAGGTCGAGAAATTCTCTCGTCTTCACCAAAAGAACTGATCACTCTCTAA
- the efp gene encoding elongation factor P: MVSVNDLKTGLTIKTSDGMIWQVLEFQHVKPGKGAAFVRTKMRNIRNGNIQEMTFRGGERVERAHIERNKMQYLYPMGETYVFMDTESYEQLELTTAQVEAALPYLLENMEVQIAVYNGEILGLELPNTVVMTIVEAEPGVKGDTASNVKKNATVETGHIIQVPLFIEAGEKVTVDTRTGDFTGRYNG; this comes from the coding sequence ATGGTATCAGTAAACGATTTAAAAACAGGATTAACGATTAAGACTTCAGACGGTATGATTTGGCAAGTACTTGAGTTTCAACATGTTAAACCAGGTAAAGGAGCAGCATTCGTTCGGACGAAAATGCGTAACATCCGTAACGGAAACATCCAAGAGATGACATTCCGTGGTGGTGAGCGTGTCGAGCGTGCGCACATCGAGCGTAACAAGATGCAGTACCTCTACCCAATGGGTGAAACATACGTCTTCATGGATACAGAATCATATGAGCAGTTGGAATTGACGACAGCACAAGTCGAAGCAGCTCTTCCATACTTGCTTGAAAACATGGAAGTTCAGATTGCGGTTTATAACGGCGAAATCCTCGGTCTTGAATTACCGAACACAGTCGTCATGACGATCGTTGAAGCAGAGCCTGGCGTTAAAGGTGATACAGCTTCGAACGTTAAGAAAAATGCGACAGTCGAGACTGGACACATCATTCAAGTGCCACTCTTCATCGAAGCAGGCGAAAAAGTAACGGTTGATACACGTACAGGTGATTTCACAGGTCGTTACAACGGATAA
- the accB gene encoding acetyl-CoA carboxylase biotin carboxyl carrier protein has translation MKIDQLKQVLEMLDQSSVNELSLETDTYKLKLKKQGDTVTVSHQAPATPVAPAPVKQVAAPVEEEVVADETVTINALMVGTFYSRPNPDKPAYVKVGDQIEVGQVVCVLEAMKLFNNLNSEVSGTVVEILVADGDLVEFGQPLFRIRP, from the coding sequence ATGAAAATCGATCAGTTGAAACAAGTACTCGAAATGCTCGATCAGTCGAGTGTAAACGAACTTTCACTCGAGACGGATACGTATAAATTGAAGTTAAAGAAACAAGGAGACACGGTGACAGTTTCGCACCAAGCGCCAGCAACTCCGGTAGCACCAGCTCCTGTAAAGCAAGTAGCGGCACCTGTTGAAGAAGAAGTCGTCGCAGACGAGACAGTCACGATCAATGCATTAATGGTCGGAACGTTCTATTCGCGTCCGAATCCAGATAAACCGGCATACGTCAAAGTCGGGGATCAGATCGAAGTCGGTCAAGTCGTCTGTGTCCTTGAAGCAATGAAACTCTTCAATAACTTAAACTCGGAAGTATCTGGAACGGTCGTCGAGATTCTTGTCGCCGATGGAGATCTCGTTGAATTTGGTCAACCACTCTTCCGGATCCGTCCGTAA
- the accC gene encoding acetyl-CoA carboxylase biotin carboxylase subunit → MEKLLIANRGEIAVRIIRAAKELGIQTVAVYSTADKEALHVRLADEAYCIGEASSASSYLNVTNILAIATNRQVTMIHPGYGFLAENVDFAEMCEACGIKFVGPTSDAIRQMGIKDVAKKTMIECGVPVVPGSDGTVTDEEAVALAQEIGYPVIIKATAGGGGKGIRVARSEEELINGLSETRREAKQAFGNGDVYLERFIEEFRHVEVQVLADRHGNVIHLGERDCTVQRRMQKLIEEAPSPAVSEATRLKMGEAAVKAAQAIQYTGAGTIEFIFVEETEEFFFMEMNTRIQVEHPVTEMITGFDLVQAQLQVALDHPLAVKQKDIKFHGHSIECRINAEDPDHDFRPSAGRVTQYVTPGGMGVRIDSAVYPGYMIPPYYDSMVAKLIVHAETREEACAKMERALAEFWIEGVKTTIPFHERVLSHPVFRRGTFTTKFAERELKGTIVN, encoded by the coding sequence ATGGAAAAATTATTGATTGCCAATCGTGGTGAAATTGCCGTCCGCATCATTCGAGCGGCAAAGGAACTTGGAATACAGACCGTTGCCGTCTACTCGACAGCGGATAAGGAAGCGTTACATGTTCGCCTAGCAGATGAGGCGTATTGCATCGGGGAAGCGAGTTCTGCTTCGTCTTACTTAAACGTTACGAATATCCTCGCGATCGCGACGAATCGTCAAGTCACGATGATCCACCCGGGTTATGGTTTCTTAGCCGAGAACGTCGATTTTGCCGAGATGTGTGAAGCGTGTGGGATCAAATTCGTTGGTCCGACGTCAGATGCGATCCGTCAGATGGGGATTAAAGACGTTGCGAAGAAAACGATGATCGAGTGTGGAGTACCCGTCGTGCCGGGTTCAGATGGAACGGTCACGGACGAAGAAGCGGTCGCGCTCGCGCAAGAAATCGGTTATCCGGTCATCATCAAAGCGACAGCTGGTGGTGGCGGTAAAGGGATTCGTGTTGCCCGCTCGGAAGAAGAGTTGATCAACGGATTAAGTGAGACACGCCGTGAAGCGAAACAAGCTTTCGGAAACGGGGACGTGTACTTAGAACGCTTCATCGAAGAGTTCCGCCACGTCGAAGTACAGGTACTAGCGGACCGTCACGGCAATGTCATCCACCTTGGTGAACGCGATTGTACGGTTCAGCGCCGGATGCAGAAATTGATCGAGGAAGCACCATCGCCTGCAGTCAGTGAAGCAACACGTCTGAAGATGGGTGAGGCTGCCGTTAAAGCCGCACAAGCGATTCAGTACACGGGAGCTGGAACGATCGAATTCATCTTCGTCGAAGAGACTGAAGAATTCTTCTTCATGGAAATGAATACACGGATTCAAGTCGAGCACCCGGTAACGGAGATGATCACAGGCTTCGACCTTGTTCAAGCACAACTACAAGTCGCGCTTGATCATCCACTTGCCGTCAAACAAAAAGATATCAAGTTCCATGGTCATTCGATTGAGTGTCGGATCAATGCTGAGGATCCAGACCATGACTTCCGTCCGTCTGCTGGACGCGTCACACAATACGTGACACCAGGTGGTATGGGAGTCCGGATTGATAGCGCAGTTTATCCGGGTTATATGATTCCGCCGTATTATGACTCGATGGTCGCAAAGTTGATCGTTCATGCGGAAACACGGGAAGAAGCATGTGCGAAGATGGAACGGGCACTGGCTGAATTTTGGATTGAAGGTGTTAAAACAACGATTCCGTTCCATGAACGCGTCTTAAGTCACCCGGTATTCCGTCGTGGTACGTTCACGACGAAATTCGCCGAGCGTGAGTTAAAAGGTACGATCGTAAACTGA
- the nusB gene encoding transcription antitermination factor NusB, with the protein MMKRHMARELAVQSLFQMELSDLTAQEAIEFAVEGKEYDTFVEQLVNGVETNKATIDQHIREALVNWSFERLGNIERTILRLAVYELLFETNIPVRVTINEAIELTKAFADEEATKIVNGVLGKVAQGVVKENS; encoded by the coding sequence ATGATGAAACGACACATGGCACGCGAACTCGCAGTTCAATCTTTGTTCCAAATGGAACTCTCGGATCTGACTGCACAAGAGGCCATTGAATTCGCGGTAGAAGGTAAGGAATACGACACATTCGTCGAGCAATTGGTGAACGGCGTCGAAACAAACAAAGCAACGATTGATCAACACATTCGCGAAGCACTCGTCAACTGGTCGTTCGAACGACTCGGAAACATTGAGCGGACGATTCTTCGTTTAGCCGTTTACGAATTATTGTTTGAAACGAACATTCCTGTTCGAGTGACGATCAACGAAGCGATCGAATTGACGAAAGCATTCGCAGATGAAGAAGCAACGAAAATCGTTAACGGTGTTCTCGGTAAAGTCGCACAAGGCGTCGTCAAAGAAAACTCATAA
- the folD gene encoding bifunctional methylenetetrahydrofolate dehydrogenase/methenyltetrahydrofolate cyclohydrolase FolD, whose amino-acid sequence MAVVIDGKQVAHSYRMMLKEEVARLKEQRIQPQLTVILIGEDPASQSYVRGKEKAAKEIGMDSELIRLPAETTESELLHLIERLNVDASVHGILVQLPLPKHIDESKVIFAISPEKDVDGFHPVSVGKMMIGEPTFLPCTPNGILHLVKEMNVPIAGQHVVVVGRSQIVGKPVGMLFLNESATVSYCHSKTKDLGAMTRQADILIVAVGVPKLITADMVKPGAVVIDVGVNRVDGKLVGDVEFDTIQDVASMITPVPGGVGPMTITMLLHNTIEAAR is encoded by the coding sequence ATGGCAGTAGTAATCGATGGAAAACAGGTAGCCCATTCATATCGTATGATGCTGAAAGAAGAAGTCGCACGTCTGAAAGAACAGCGGATTCAACCGCAATTGACTGTCATCCTGATTGGCGAAGATCCTGCTAGTCAATCTTATGTACGTGGTAAAGAAAAGGCAGCGAAGGAAATCGGTATGGATTCGGAGTTGATCCGGCTTCCAGCAGAAACAACGGAATCAGAGCTCCTTCACCTGATTGAACGTCTAAACGTTGATGCGAGTGTCCACGGGATTCTCGTTCAATTGCCGTTACCTAAACATATTGATGAGAGCAAAGTCATTTTTGCGATTTCTCCTGAAAAGGACGTCGATGGTTTCCATCCTGTCTCTGTCGGGAAAATGATGATTGGTGAACCGACGTTCTTACCATGTACACCAAACGGTATTCTCCATCTCGTCAAAGAGATGAACGTACCGATTGCTGGTCAACATGTCGTTGTCGTCGGACGTAGCCAAATCGTCGGTAAACCCGTCGGTATGTTGTTCTTGAATGAATCGGCTACCGTTTCCTATTGTCATTCAAAAACAAAAGACCTCGGTGCGATGACGCGCCAAGCGGATATCTTGATCGTTGCAGTCGGCGTACCGAAGCTGATTACTGCGGATATGGTGAAGCCGGGCGCTGTCGTCATTGATGTTGGCGTCAACCGCGTCGACGGAAAGCTCGTGGGTGATGTCGAATTTGATACGATTCAAGATGTTGCATCGATGATTACACCTGTTCCGGGTGGCGTTGGTCCGATGACGATCACGATGCTACTGCACAACACGATTGAGGCTGCGCGATGA
- the xseA gene encoding exodeoxyribonuclease VII large subunit, with product MSEPLHVSDLVHYVKRELEGDALLQQVQVVGEVSNFKRHSSGHLYFTLKDEQSRMKAVMFAREASRVKADVRDGMRVVVTARLSVYVSSGEMQLYVERMTEDGVGALYEAFSRLKVDLEERGWFDPAIKQPLPAFPERIGIITSPKGAALHDIATTLRRRYPQAAIVFAPVLVQGADAAPQISRAIQLMNEHAACDVLIIGRGGGSIEELWAFNEMSVVTAVFESRIPIVSAVGHETDFTISDFVADVRAATPTAAAELVTPEAEALVRRVQDVERRLQRTYSQLLKSKQEQVARLATSYGLKSPRVLLGLKQEQLDRAEMSLQKEIQHVVAQNRQQVERLHTRLMRVPVRDRFVQQKATIEQSRRRLEIVRRILQSKQQQVRHVLARLDSVSPTHVLMRGYTYVEQDGQIVRSAKALTASSFDIRFHDGTIRAKREDGE from the coding sequence ATGAGCGAACCTCTTCACGTTTCCGATTTAGTCCACTATGTCAAACGTGAACTAGAAGGCGACGCTCTTCTGCAACAAGTCCAGGTGGTGGGAGAAGTGTCGAACTTTAAGCGACACTCTTCCGGTCACCTTTATTTTACGTTGAAGGATGAACAATCACGGATGAAAGCCGTCATGTTTGCCCGGGAGGCCAGTCGAGTCAAGGCCGACGTCCGTGATGGGATGCGTGTCGTTGTCACGGCACGCTTATCCGTATACGTGTCATCCGGCGAGATGCAACTCTACGTCGAACGGATGACGGAGGATGGTGTAGGAGCGCTGTATGAGGCGTTCTCACGCTTAAAGGTAGATCTCGAGGAGCGCGGCTGGTTTGATCCAGCGATCAAGCAACCGTTACCTGCTTTTCCAGAGCGCATCGGGATCATCACGTCTCCGAAAGGAGCGGCGCTTCATGATATCGCAACGACGCTGCGTCGTCGTTATCCGCAAGCAGCCATCGTGTTCGCCCCGGTCCTTGTACAGGGAGCGGATGCGGCGCCGCAAATCAGTCGTGCTATCCAGTTGATGAATGAGCATGCTGCTTGTGACGTGTTAATCATTGGTCGTGGTGGCGGTTCAATCGAGGAGTTATGGGCATTCAATGAGATGTCTGTTGTGACAGCGGTGTTTGAATCACGTATTCCGATCGTTTCGGCAGTCGGGCATGAAACCGACTTTACGATTAGCGATTTTGTTGCGGACGTGCGTGCTGCTACACCAACGGCAGCAGCAGAACTCGTCACACCAGAAGCAGAAGCACTCGTCCGTCGTGTCCAGGATGTAGAGCGGCGTTTACAACGAACGTACTCACAACTACTTAAAAGCAAACAGGAACAAGTAGCGCGTCTTGCAACGAGCTATGGTTTGAAATCACCACGCGTCCTACTCGGACTGAAACAGGAACAATTGGACCGAGCAGAGATGTCGCTCCAAAAAGAGATCCAACATGTAGTAGCGCAAAACCGACAACAGGTGGAGCGTCTTCACACACGTTTAATGAGGGTACCGGTACGTGATCGATTCGTGCAACAAAAGGCGACGATTGAACAATCGCGTCGTCGACTCGAAATTGTTCGTCGGATCTTACAATCGAAACAACAACAGGTGCGTCATGTGCTCGCGCGACTCGACTCCGTCAGTCCGACGCATGTTCTGATGCGCGGCTATACGTATGTCGAACAGGATGGACAAATCGTTCGTTCAGCGAAGGCATTGACAGCGTCTTCGTTCGATATCCGCTTCCACGATGGAACGATTCGTGCTAAACGAGAGGATGGGGAATAA
- the xseB gene encoding exodeoxyribonuclease VII small subunit translates to METEQSFEEALERLEEIVTLLEEGEAPLEQAMALYEEGVKLTALCQGKLSVAEKKLDQILEQDGTLREKGGAQ, encoded by the coding sequence ATGGAGACGGAACAATCTTTTGAAGAAGCACTGGAACGACTAGAAGAGATCGTCACCTTACTAGAAGAGGGCGAAGCGCCTCTTGAACAAGCGATGGCTCTTTATGAAGAGGGCGTCAAGTTGACAGCTCTCTGCCAAGGAAAGTTATCTGTTGCTGAAAAAAAACTCGATCAAATCCTGGAGCAAGATGGTACGCTACGGGAAAAAGGAGGAGCGCAATGA